A stretch of the Aegilops tauschii subsp. strangulata cultivar AL8/78 chromosome 4, Aet v6.0, whole genome shotgun sequence genome encodes the following:
- the LOC109739646 gene encoding uncharacterized protein, with protein sequence MDSELADFAASYLGEEEAVKKPDSSPSAGERKVLILRRSPITQDPPFLNPPAYGYPDGGGDQPSFVLIEPHAYFADRLNATTADCGLEGLGLRGKIKVTFCTAQPPQVSYLCVHATDYDHTAFAYPPHIVATETEGGLVLLSVVVGGRPSYASLRLKQHYFVYNASVPELKHIKQPGDDHPVNDHSFAIVSNGKPDCTFVLAAQADRFGHGNPSHLCLYQSGTNSWSKVLVNVDSVPYQLTTYKAITIKGDLGLVAWVDLSHMITFCNVLDKSPIAA encoded by the coding sequence ATGGACAGCGAGCTGGCTGATTTTGCTGCTTCTTACCTCGGCGAGGAGGAAGCCGTCAAGAAGCCTGACAGCAGTCCATCCGCAGGAGAGCGGAAGGTATTGATTTTACGCAGGTCCCCAATCACACAGGATCCCCCATTCCTGAATCCCCCTGCTTATGGCTACCCGGACGGCGGTGGCGACCAGCCAAGCTTCGTCCTCATCGAGCCACACGCCTACTTTGCCGACCGCCTCAACGCCACCACCGCCGACTGCGGCTTGGAGGGTCTCGGTCTCCGGGGGAAAATCAAGGTCACCTTCTGCACCGCCCAACCGCCGCAAGTCTCCTACCTCTGCGTCCATGCCACCGACTACGACCACACCGCCTTCGCCTACCCGCCTCACATAGTCGCCACAGAGACTGAGGGCGGCCTCGTCCTTCTATCCGTCGTAGTCGGTGGCCGCCCATCCTATGCCTCGCTTCGCCTCAAACAACACTACTTTGTCTACAACGCAAGCGTCCCTGAGCTCAAGCACATCAAGCAGCCGGGCGACGACCACCCAGTCAACGATCACTCCTTTGCCATTGTGAGCAATGGCAAACCTGACTGCACCTTCGTCCTTGCCGCACAAGCTGATAGGTTTGGGCATGGCAATCCTTCTCACCTCTGCCTGTATCAATCTGGTACCAACTCCTGGAGCAAAGTGCTGGTGAATGTCGATTCAGTCCCCTACCAGCTCACCACATACAAGGCAATCACCATAAAAGGAGATTTAGGCCTAGTAGCCTGGGTCGATCTCTCACATATGATCACCTTCTGCAACGTGCTGGACAAAAGCCCCATCGCTGCCTAA